ATGGAGAAAAAATACCCAGTAATTGCTGGACGAGAAAAAGGTAAGTCATCGTGAATAATGATCatggttctttttttaaatgtaaattaatatttacaaataaatatcaGTAGCTTAATATACTGCAGTTAAGCAGAGTGGGTCGTTTTGCAGTGGGCAGACCTGTCAGGACTTGCTCCACTCTGTGAAAAAAATGCTCCCACcttgttagctgtttgacataGTGTGCATAATAGTGTTTCATTCAAGGCTGAAAACTGGAAGGCTAATCTCTAAAATTCACATGAATATTAATTTGTATTGTCTAGTTATCTTAGGCAAAATTATACAGACCTTATTTGCAGAGAACCTTACATAAAGCTGCGTTCACAATCAAAGGAGCCACTGTCACTTTAGAATTGTCCACATGTATGATTTTTGTAAACTGGATGTAATTTAAGACACTTGTATTTTGAGGTTATGGCAACTTTGTGACATCTTCTGCTGTTTCAAGGGCCTGGACCTGGTCGCTATGGGCTTCCTCCCACTATTGGATTTATTGGCCATGACTTCACAAAGTCAACTAGCCCTGCCTACACTTTCCATGGAAGGATGACTGATAATAGTGAGCACTGCTCTTGCTTTATGGTTTATCAGAAGTGGGTACTTTGAGGGCTAGTTTTCAAGTTTAACTTAAAGCTAACTaaagttttactttttcttttttttttttgcagatttttttctttttatttattctatgaCTAACTAAATAACGCCTTTTTTTCGTCAAACTGCTGATTTAGGACACAAATTAGCTGAAAGCATTACAGTCACCAATACACACATTTCACAGTAATTTATATCGTTTATGTCTTTGTTTTCACAATGATTTCCTCTCCTGTAAAAATGATCTCACAAAAATTTCCGTTTGGTGTGATGTCAAATTCAACCACTAGGTGGAGACAAGAcgtttttcttcactttttgttatttttttaaaactgcatctACAGATTTTCaggatcaaatcaaatcaaactaagcaaaaagaatgaaaagaagtttactctttaaaaatatacatttgtAATTATCCAATTAATTTTTAACAGTATATAGTGTTGACTCCAGTCCAGGGCCTCGGTATCACATTGATGCAAGAATCACTCGATTTGGAAAGGATGGCACACCTGCATACTCAATGCTGGGTAAAGTCAAAGCCCAGAGTAAGTATGCTTTCCTTCATTATTggagtttattttaaaattaattgtgACATATTGTATATCAGTCAGATCAATAGATTAGTGAAGAAAACATGTACTTTTGACCCTTCTGGAGAACCCCATGTGATTGTCTTCTGCTCACTAGAGGAGCTTTTCCACACACCAGGACCCGGTGCATACAGCCCTGAGAGAGCCCCACCATGCAACCTGCAGCGCAGACCTCCATCCTACACCATGGGCTCTCGCACACACTACCGCAGTGTTGACTCGGTCCCAGCTCCCAACAAGTACTCTCTACCGCCACTTATGGGCGCTCAAGTCCCAAACAAGGCATCCAGTGCAAGCTACACAATATCAGGTGGTCTCAGCATAGGGGGACCATCTGAGGATTTAGCCAAGACTCCTGCGCCTTGCAGATACAATAGTACAGACCCAAATGTTTATCTGCTCCGACGGCCAGCGTTTTCCATGTCGGGACGTCACAGTTTACCCAGAGATGGCACCAAGAAACCAGGTCCAGGAACATATAATCCAGAGAAAGTTACAGTCCACAAGGCCCGGGCACCAGCCTACTCCCTGGGTATCAGACACTCAGAATTTGTTACTCCACTTATTGTCAATATTTCTGACTAAACAGTCATCTGAGAGAAAATTACATCATCCttcaattaaataaaa
The window above is part of the Maylandia zebra isolate NMK-2024a linkage group LG23, Mzebra_GT3a, whole genome shotgun sequence genome. Proteins encoded here:
- the cimap1d gene encoding outer dense fiber protein 3-like protein 2b; the encoded protein is MEKKYPVIAGREKGPGPGRYGLPPTIGFIGHDFTKSTSPAYTFHGRMTDNIYSVDSSPGPRYHIDARITRFGKDGTPAYSMLGKVKAQKELFHTPGPGAYSPERAPPCNLQRRPPSYTMGSRTHYRSVDSVPAPNKYSLPPLMGAQVPNKASSASYTISGGLSIGGPSEDLAKTPAPCRYNSTDPNVYLLRRPAFSMSGRHSLPRDGTKKPGPGTYNPEKVTVHKARAPAYSLGIRHSEFVTPLIVNISD